One Bacillus sp. 1780r2a1 DNA segment encodes these proteins:
- a CDS encoding ATP-binding protein: MNKVVNKDALTDILQIAINLIKSRTVFIGTLDDVFSIMKIVNSEGGSLLHEGLTLPIELSICNLVTCEESLVISDTKCDVRTKHLQAIYDADVGSYLGAPIVLENGKLFGTLCAVDPNPQTFTEQEVSSIKRLANVLGTIISQQQQVIVPEFEEKMQHLDKLALVGQLAAGLAHEIRNPMQSVKGFIQFLFEEHNETSSHIKDLVLTELNRMNELISDFLLVTQPTAPKKSLTSITDVMQATIGVLQSEANLHNISICLETDDHVPKLWLDASQMKQVFLNIIKNAIEAIGHNGKIGVYVQNKGDIICLFIKDSGPGIPLSIINKIGDPFFSTKDEGVGLGLSICQSIIKEHQGFMSIANDYEGTVVSIQLPATI, encoded by the coding sequence GTGAATAAAGTTGTCAATAAAGATGCGCTGACAGATATACTTCAAATAGCCATTAACCTCATTAAAAGTCGCACGGTTTTTATCGGCACGCTTGATGACGTGTTTTCAATTATGAAAATTGTAAATAGTGAAGGTGGAAGTTTACTCCATGAGGGATTAACGTTACCAATTGAGCTTTCAATTTGTAATTTGGTAACGTGTGAAGAGTCATTAGTTATTTCCGATACAAAGTGTGATGTTCGAACAAAGCATTTGCAGGCCATTTATGATGCAGATGTAGGTTCTTACTTAGGTGCACCAATTGTATTGGAGAATGGCAAACTCTTTGGAACTCTATGCGCAGTAGATCCGAATCCACAGACGTTTACAGAGCAAGAAGTTTCATCAATTAAGCGTTTAGCAAATGTACTAGGCACCATCATTTCTCAACAGCAGCAGGTCATTGTGCCAGAGTTTGAAGAGAAAATGCAGCACTTAGATAAGTTAGCGCTTGTAGGTCAACTTGCTGCTGGGTTAGCCCATGAAATTAGAAACCCTATGCAGTCAGTAAAAGGCTTTATTCAATTTCTATTTGAAGAACATAATGAAACGAGCAGTCATATTAAAGATCTTGTATTAACAGAATTAAATAGAATGAATGAGTTGATTAGCGACTTTTTACTAGTGACGCAGCCCACTGCGCCTAAAAAGTCACTAACGTCCATTACGGACGTTATGCAAGCAACGATTGGTGTTTTGCAAAGTGAAGCAAACCTACATAATATTTCTATTTGTTTGGAAACGGACGACCATGTGCCGAAGCTGTGGCTTGATGCTTCACAGATGAAGCAGGTGTTTTTAAACATCATAAAAAATGCTATTGAAGCGATTGGTCATAATGGGAAAATAGGGGTTTATGTTCAAAATAAAGGGGATATCATCTGTTTGTTTATAAAAGATAGTGGTCCTGGTATTCCTTTGTCGATTATTAATAAAATTGGAGATCCTTTTTTTTCAACGAAAGATGAAGGGGTAGGGTTAGGTCTTTCTATTTGTCAAAGTATTATTAAAGAGCATCAAGGTTTTATGAGTATTGCAAACGATTATGAAGGGACGGTTGTTAGTATTCAACTACCCGCTACAATATAA
- a CDS encoding cobyrinate a,c-diamide synthase has translation MSNRRIVIAGIESGVGKTTLTIGLMGALRHKGYVVQGFKCGPDYIDPTYHTAVTGRISRNIDSWMLEEKMIAAIINHASDGADISVVEGVMGFYDGKAPTSNHGSTAELSILTNSPVILVVDCSGMARSAAAIVKGFQLLSEEVNIVGVIANRVGSQGHFQLIQAAVEQECGIPVVGYLPKYEQFSMPERHLGLIPSIERGDLQPFFHELSEAILKTIDVEKIYKLAKAPTLKGDTTIFSRQTPFKVKIAVARDAAFNFYYEENLQLLKAKGAELIYFSPLQGEVVPSNIDGLYIGGGFPEEFAEELASRNEVKESIKQAIHRGTPTLAECGGFMYLTEAIVTTDQEKFEMVGVIPGEAYMQTQLAALGYREIEGAKGNFLLEGGVKAKGHEFHYSTFHSAEKFPHAYRTTSMIGVKDEGYLKENLIAGYTHFHFGSSAKLVENWINKCEKFKRERSDSI, from the coding sequence ATGTCTAATCGAAGAATAGTCATTGCAGGAATTGAAAGTGGAGTAGGCAAAACAACTCTTACAATTGGTTTGATGGGAGCACTTCGCCACAAAGGTTATGTTGTACAAGGCTTTAAGTGCGGGCCAGACTATATAGATCCAACGTACCATACAGCTGTTACTGGCAGGATTTCAAGAAACATTGATAGCTGGATGCTTGAGGAAAAGATGATAGCAGCAATTATAAACCATGCAAGTGATGGAGCTGATATATCAGTTGTAGAAGGAGTAATGGGTTTTTATGATGGAAAAGCACCGACAAGTAATCATGGAAGCACTGCTGAGCTTAGTATTCTAACAAACAGCCCCGTTATTTTAGTCGTTGACTGTTCTGGAATGGCAAGAAGTGCAGCTGCAATTGTGAAAGGCTTTCAGCTTCTTTCAGAAGAAGTAAATATCGTAGGTGTTATTGCTAACCGAGTAGGCAGTCAAGGACATTTTCAACTAATTCAAGCAGCCGTTGAGCAAGAGTGTGGAATTCCCGTTGTTGGCTACTTGCCAAAATACGAACAGTTTTCCATGCCAGAGCGACATTTGGGTCTTATCCCATCAATAGAGCGTGGTGACTTGCAGCCCTTTTTTCATGAGCTAAGTGAAGCAATTTTAAAAACAATTGATGTAGAAAAAATTTATAAGCTTGCCAAGGCGCCAACCCTTAAAGGAGATACTACTATCTTTTCACGTCAAACACCTTTTAAAGTAAAAATCGCTGTGGCAAGAGATGCGGCTTTCAATTTTTATTATGAAGAAAATTTACAGTTATTAAAAGCAAAGGGTGCGGAACTTATTTATTTTTCACCTTTGCAAGGTGAAGTAGTTCCTAGTAATATAGATGGTCTTTATATTGGAGGGGGATTCCCGGAAGAGTTTGCAGAGGAGTTAGCGAGTAGAAACGAAGTGAAAGAGTCCATTAAGCAAGCAATTCATCGCGGAACACCGACGTTAGCAGAGTGCGGAGGGTTTATGTATTTAACCGAAGCAATCGTCACGACAGATCAAGAGAAGTTTGAAATGGTTGGCGTTATTCCTGGAGAGGCATATATGCAAACGCAGCTTGCTGCGCTTGGCTACAGAGAAATCGAAGGCGCTAAAGGCAACTTTTTATTAGAAGGCGGAGTAAAAGCGAAAGGGCATGAATTTCATTACTCAACGTTTCATTCAGCCGAAAAGTTTCCGCACGCTTATCGAACAACAAGCATGATAGGTGTAAAGGATGAAGGATACTTAAAAGAAAATCTTATTGCAGGCTATACGCATTTCCACTTTGGATCATCAGCGAAGCTTGTTGAAAACTGGATAAACAAATGCGAAAAATTTAAAAGAGAAAGAAGCGATTCAATATGA
- a CDS encoding ammonium transporter encodes MGIEELSLGVNTTWVVLTAAMILLMEGGFALLEAGFVRYKNNVNIIMKVFADITIGTLCFYIIGFGLMYGADLGGIVGTNGFALTGDLSHLDIPIGLETFWLFQCAFVIAVISIVSGAVAERINFRAYLLYAMLMTAVIYPIAGHWIWGGGWIALLGVQDFAGSAVIHALGGFSALAAAMAIGPRTGKFTANGVSSIALPSNLPLASVGAFLLWFGWFGFNAGSTLSATDVRIGHIALVTMLSAASGGAATLFYTLFRHNRSDAPSVINGSLAGLVGITAGCAFVSTPSAIFIGAVSGLLMMAATNWLETRRIDDPVGAFPVHAAAGAWGTVAVGLFATDGGLFFGGGFELLGIQLIGLVALSAWGFLATWFGLKAIGLVVPLRSTEEEEEVGLDISYHGIMAANQSHEFIQYHNQYEQTEQK; translated from the coding sequence ATGGGAATCGAAGAACTTAGCTTAGGTGTCAATACGACGTGGGTAGTACTAACGGCTGCTATGATTCTATTAATGGAAGGAGGATTTGCATTATTAGAAGCTGGATTTGTTCGGTATAAAAATAACGTTAATATTATTATGAAGGTATTTGCTGACATTACAATCGGAACGCTTTGCTTTTATATTATTGGGTTTGGACTTATGTATGGAGCTGATTTAGGTGGTATTGTTGGTACAAATGGTTTTGCGTTAACAGGTGATTTATCGCACTTAGATATTCCTATTGGTTTGGAAACGTTCTGGCTGTTTCAATGTGCATTTGTTATTGCCGTAATTTCTATTGTGTCTGGAGCCGTGGCGGAACGAATTAATTTCCGCGCGTATTTATTATATGCAATGTTAATGACAGCCGTTATTTATCCGATTGCAGGTCACTGGATCTGGGGTGGGGGCTGGATTGCATTACTTGGAGTGCAAGATTTTGCAGGGTCAGCTGTTATTCATGCGTTGGGTGGTTTTTCAGCTCTTGCTGCTGCCATGGCTATTGGGCCTCGTACAGGAAAGTTTACAGCTAACGGAGTGAGCTCAATTGCCTTACCCAGTAATTTGCCGTTAGCATCTGTTGGCGCGTTTTTGCTTTGGTTTGGTTGGTTTGGTTTTAACGCAGGGAGTACGTTAAGTGCAACTGATGTAAGAATTGGTCACATTGCGCTTGTTACCATGCTATCAGCTGCATCAGGTGGTGCTGCAACTTTATTCTACACGCTTTTTAGACATAATCGTTCAGATGCTCCATCCGTTATTAATGGATCGCTTGCTGGATTAGTGGGAATTACAGCCGGATGTGCATTTGTAAGTACACCTTCAGCTATATTTATTGGTGCAGTTTCGGGGCTGTTGATGATGGCTGCAACAAATTGGTTAGAGACAAGACGAATTGATGATCCTGTTGGCGCATTTCCAGTTCATGCTGCGGCTGGGGCATGGGGAACTGTTGCTGTAGGGTTGTTTGCTACAGATGGAGGTTTATTCTTCGGGGGGGGCTTCGAGCTATTAGGAATTCAGCTAATTGGCTTAGTAGCACTTTCAGCTTGGGGCTTTTTAGCAACATGGTTTGGTTTGAAAGCAATCGGGCTAGTTGTACCGCTTCGTTCCACTGAGGAAGAAGAAGAAGTGGGATTGGATATTAGTTATCACGGTATTATGGCGGCTAATCAGTCTCATGAGTTTATTCAGTATCATAATCAATATGAGCAAACCGAACAGAAATAA
- a CDS encoding SMI1/KNR4 family protein, protein MVKKTIKALKQRLWENNDVIEVYKGNGEVGFVTCTFYEGLVEEAIHQFEQKHTYVMPKDYREFLKETNGCRLFESTIEEKSIVLYSLEDLEGQCSEGCMIIGTLNDKEVLLRREEASEHSVIIKSKYEPVEQAVNLHMTFEQWFDRLIMSQGNLFWTWSVQLIPVRIKRFQ, encoded by the coding sequence ATGGTCAAAAAAACAATAAAAGCGTTAAAGCAGAGGCTATGGGAAAATAACGATGTAATTGAAGTGTATAAAGGAAATGGAGAAGTTGGTTTCGTCACGTGCACATTTTACGAGGGTTTAGTAGAAGAAGCAATTCATCAGTTTGAACAAAAGCATACGTATGTTATGCCAAAAGACTACAGAGAATTTTTAAAGGAAACGAACGGCTGTCGCTTATTTGAATCAACTATAGAAGAAAAAAGCATTGTCTTATACAGTTTGGAAGATTTGGAGGGGCAATGTAGTGAAGGCTGCATGATCATTGGAACTTTGAATGACAAAGAGGTTTTACTTCGGAGAGAAGAAGCAAGCGAGCACTCAGTCATAATAAAAAGCAAATATGAGCCGGTTGAGCAAGCAGTGAACTTACATATGACTTTTGAACAGTGGTTTGATCGACTGATAATGAGCCAAGGGAATTTATTTTGGACGTGGTCTGTTCAGCTGATTCCTGTACGAATTAAACGATTTCAATGA
- a CDS encoding GNAT family N-acetyltransferase has product MKANFSHIHSISTLYTDSWKTTYHGLIPDSYLEKLSYQDSEEKWSTFLQKDGTSIVAAFDDKQDIVGFGAYEPYSDSSHKGELVALYISDHAKGQGIGTLLMDFIKRDLYFSGVRSIDIWALGKNTHAINFYKRQGAQFVKTHPHEFDGVLLEDVLYTYDLTNDKTCRS; this is encoded by the coding sequence ATGAAAGCTAATTTCAGCCATATACACAGCATTTCAACGTTATATACTGATAGTTGGAAAACCACCTATCATGGTCTAATTCCAGACTCTTATTTAGAAAAGCTTTCCTATCAAGACAGCGAGGAAAAATGGAGCACTTTTTTACAGAAAGACGGGACTTCTATTGTGGCAGCCTTCGACGATAAGCAAGATATCGTTGGTTTTGGTGCATACGAACCGTACAGCGACTCATCACATAAAGGTGAATTGGTTGCGTTATACATTTCAGATCACGCAAAGGGTCAAGGGATTGGCACCTTGTTAATGGACTTTATCAAAAGAGACCTTTATTTCTCAGGAGTTCGGTCAATTGATATTTGGGCGTTGGGAAAGAATACGCACGCGATCAACTTTTACAAACGTCAAGGAGCACAGTTTGTAAAAACCCACCCTCATGAATTTGACGGGGTACTTCTAGAAGATGTTTTATATACCTATGATCTGACAAATGACAAAACGTGCCGCTCATAG
- a CDS encoding stage II sporulation protein P, whose protein sequence is MKSSNDNRANFFVLTYRMIMVIICVVVLISSAVFVVSYSAFKEQFHSSIVYQTLSKHKAESLFYLMSQENQHFKKAFDENFSTPSLSSTLLELSTSIRTQDARSLFGSEIPGFSIFDSNLIIAGEGTNFTNFPKESAPPIEEVLKEREVAKEKVEQPSTEKEQDQEEKPPANTTNGRKVVYIYHTHSWESYLPLLGLEGASNADKATDSKTNISMVGEMLGKELESQGIGAEVDTTNIGAKLNEKGWKTPRSYAMSRTIVQEAMANNKDLTYLIDLHRDSLRKKDTTIEINDKPYARVMFVLGKENQNFEQNLKLSKALHESLEKKYPGLSRGVLGKSKASGNGVYNQDLSTNAILLEIGGVDNNMEELTNTVKALADALSEFYWDAEKVSGSES, encoded by the coding sequence TTGAAATCTAGTAACGATAATCGTGCTAACTTTTTTGTTCTCACATATAGAATGATTATGGTCATTATATGCGTTGTTGTACTCATTTCTTCGGCAGTTTTTGTAGTAAGCTACTCCGCATTCAAAGAGCAGTTTCATTCATCAATTGTGTATCAGACGTTATCAAAACATAAAGCGGAAAGCTTATTTTATTTAATGAGTCAAGAAAACCAGCACTTTAAGAAAGCATTTGACGAAAATTTTTCTACACCTTCTTTATCTTCCACTCTACTAGAACTTTCTACTAGCATACGGACGCAAGATGCACGAAGCTTATTCGGCTCTGAAATTCCAGGTTTTAGCATTTTTGACTCAAATTTAATTATTGCGGGTGAAGGAACTAATTTTACAAACTTCCCAAAAGAATCCGCTCCTCCAATTGAAGAAGTGTTAAAAGAAAGAGAAGTAGCCAAAGAAAAAGTTGAACAGCCTTCGACGGAAAAGGAACAAGACCAAGAAGAAAAGCCTCCAGCCAACACAACAAATGGGAGAAAAGTTGTCTATATCTATCACACGCACAGCTGGGAGTCCTATTTGCCTTTATTAGGGTTAGAAGGCGCCTCTAATGCTGATAAAGCGACGGATAGTAAAACCAATATTAGCATGGTCGGTGAAATGCTCGGAAAAGAGCTAGAATCACAAGGTATTGGAGCTGAAGTCGATACAACCAATATCGGTGCAAAGCTAAATGAAAAAGGATGGAAAACACCTCGCTCTTATGCAATGTCTCGTACCATCGTACAAGAAGCGATGGCTAATAATAAAGATTTAACTTATCTTATTGACCTGCATCGAGATTCCCTTCGTAAAAAAGATACAACTATTGAAATTAATGATAAACCGTATGCACGCGTCATGTTTGTATTAGGGAAGGAAAATCAAAACTTTGAGCAAAACTTAAAGCTTTCAAAAGCGCTTCATGAAAGCTTAGAAAAGAAATATCCTGGATTAAGTCGTGGTGTACTCGGTAAAAGTAAAGCGAGTGGAAACGGAGTTTACAACCAAGATTTATCCACTAATGCTATTCTCCTTGAAATTGGAGGCGTTGATAACAATATGGAAGAGTTAACAAATACCGTAAAAGCGCTAGCAGATGCTCTCAGTGAATTTTATTGGGATGCTGAAAAGGTTAGCGGAAGTGAATCATAA
- a CDS encoding response regulator transcription factor — protein MKRILLIEDEPSIAELQRDYLEINQFEAHVQHSGEEGLERALNEEFDLIILDIMLPKLNGFEVCKRVRAVKDIPILLVSAKKEEIDKIRGLGLGADDYITKPFSPGELVARVKAHLSRYERLSERNHTKKRIKVHHIELDKLARRVFVYNQEVTFTTKEFDLLLFLVTHPNQVLSKEQLFENLWGFDSTGDISTVTVHVRKVREKIEQNPAQPQYLETIWGAGYRFNI, from the coding sequence GTGAAGCGTATATTACTAATTGAGGATGAGCCAAGTATTGCAGAGCTACAGCGTGATTATTTAGAAATTAACCAGTTTGAAGCCCATGTTCAGCATAGCGGAGAAGAAGGGTTAGAAAGAGCTTTAAACGAAGAGTTTGACCTCATCATTTTAGATATTATGCTCCCAAAGCTAAACGGGTTTGAAGTGTGCAAACGAGTTCGGGCGGTAAAAGATATACCTATTTTACTTGTATCAGCTAAAAAAGAAGAAATTGATAAGATTAGGGGTTTAGGGTTGGGTGCTGATGATTATATCACAAAGCCGTTTAGCCCTGGAGAGCTGGTAGCGAGGGTCAAGGCTCATTTATCTCGCTATGAGCGCTTGAGCGAGCGCAATCATACAAAAAAACGAATTAAAGTTCATCACATTGAATTAGATAAGCTAGCTCGTCGCGTCTTTGTTTATAATCAGGAAGTAACATTTACTACAAAAGAGTTTGATTTATTATTATTTCTTGTTACTCATCCAAACCAAGTACTTAGCAAAGAACAGTTGTTTGAAAATCTATGGGGATTTGACTCGACTGGAGATATTTCAACGGTTACAGTGCACGTAAGAAAAGTGCGTGAAAAAATTGAACAAAATCCTGCTCAGCCTCAGTACTTAGAGACAATTTGGGGAGCGGGATATCGGTTTAATATTTAA
- a CDS encoding M42 family metallopeptidase, producing the protein MSETLQLIKHLVSIPSPSGNTARVISYVEDFLNAIQVESTRTYKGGLLVTLKGKNDNKHRFLTAHVDTLGAMVKEIKPNGRLKLDLIGGFRYNSIEGEYCEVETSSGEVYTGTILMHQTSVHVYKDAGTAERNQANMEVRLDEKVSTKEEVEKLGIEVGDFVSFDPRVTITKSGFIKSRHLDDKASVAILLQLIKQINEENIVLPYTTHFLISNNEEIGYGGNSNISPKTVEYLAVDMGAMGDGQSTDEYTVSICAKDSSGPYHYGLRKHLVELAKAYAVPYQVDIYPFYGSDASAAMRAGHDLIHGLIGPGIDSSHAFERTHQDSLEATSRLLWQYVQSEMVY; encoded by the coding sequence ATGTCTGAAACCCTACAATTAATTAAACATTTGGTTTCAATTCCAAGTCCGTCTGGAAATACAGCTCGTGTAATCTCATACGTAGAAGATTTTTTAAATGCGATTCAAGTAGAATCAACGCGTACATATAAAGGTGGTCTCCTTGTAACGCTAAAGGGAAAAAATGATAATAAGCATCGTTTTTTGACCGCTCACGTCGATACCTTAGGAGCTATGGTAAAAGAAATTAAACCAAATGGAAGGTTAAAGTTAGATTTAATTGGAGGTTTTCGCTACAACAGTATTGAAGGTGAATATTGTGAAGTTGAAACATCCAGTGGAGAAGTTTACACTGGTACAATCTTAATGCATCAAACCTCTGTGCATGTGTACAAAGACGCTGGAACTGCGGAGAGAAATCAAGCGAACATGGAAGTCCGCTTGGATGAAAAAGTGTCTACTAAAGAAGAAGTGGAAAAGCTAGGGATTGAAGTAGGAGATTTTGTAAGTTTCGATCCTCGCGTAACCATTACTAAAAGCGGATTTATCAAATCTCGTCACTTAGATGACAAAGCAAGCGTTGCGATTTTGTTACAATTAATTAAACAAATCAATGAAGAGAATATAGTGCTTCCTTATACGACTCATTTTTTAATCTCAAACAACGAAGAAATTGGGTACGGTGGAAATTCCAATATCTCACCCAAAACTGTTGAATATTTAGCTGTTGATATGGGCGCGATGGGAGACGGGCAATCTACCGATGAATATACTGTATCCATTTGTGCGAAGGATTCAAGTGGTCCTTATCATTACGGGTTACGAAAACATTTAGTAGAGTTGGCTAAAGCGTATGCTGTTCCCTACCAAGTTGATATTTATCCATTTTATGGGTCCGATGCTTCAGCAGCAATGCGCGCAGGGCATGATTTAATTCATGGTCTAATTGGTCCTGGAATTGATTCTTCTCACGCATTCGAGCGAACGCACCAAGATTCTTTAGAAGCAACAAGTCGTTTACTGTGGCAATATGTTCAATCTGAAATGGTTTATTGA
- a CDS encoding HAMP domain-containing histidine kinase — MSLKLRFLLTYLSMVLVFVLLLLLFGFLVFFSITGDANFLQKTYSNAYVYKLLTPEEETTFLNVKLLSQEDPNQLLNQQLIKSYEQEGIDIIVRKNEEVTYSSFAINRRTVHKELPYFNEKSTKSATYEQDIIRIQNKFYSYIKLDFYFPNRDEGSVLVLRSISPYVGIVHKIFPFLFIFLLLLFVVIIGFVNYVVSRSVIKPIYTLKRAAERIRQGDVHFSIPYKHNSKDEINELTNSFEEMRRKLQSSIDLQVHYEENRKQLLSSISHDLKTPITSIIGYVEGIQDGVANTPEKLEKYLLTISTKAKDMNSLIDELFLFSKLDLHEVPFHFETVSINDFMERLNQELQFELEEKGVLLHFYTTLSRRAYVKADTDKLRRVIMNLITNSIKFMDKEDKRIELMLSENESEVIVRIVDNGCGIEPRALPYIFNRFYRAEESRSTQTGGSGLGLAIAKQIIDSHGGSIWATSTLHKETSIYFSLQKITK, encoded by the coding sequence ATGTCATTAAAGCTTCGCTTTTTATTAACCTATCTTAGCATGGTTTTGGTTTTTGTGCTTTTACTTTTGCTTTTTGGATTTTTAGTGTTTTTTTCAATTACAGGAGATGCTAATTTTTTGCAAAAAACCTACTCAAATGCATATGTATATAAGCTCTTAACACCGGAAGAAGAAACGACATTTCTAAATGTAAAGCTGCTGAGTCAAGAAGACCCAAACCAACTTCTGAATCAACAACTAATCAAAAGTTATGAACAAGAAGGCATTGATATAATTGTCAGAAAGAATGAAGAAGTGACGTACTCATCGTTTGCTATAAATCGACGAACAGTGCACAAAGAGCTGCCGTATTTTAATGAAAAGAGTACAAAGTCAGCTACATATGAACAAGATATCATTCGAATTCAAAATAAGTTTTATTCATATATCAAATTGGATTTTTACTTCCCCAACCGCGATGAAGGAAGCGTTTTGGTTTTACGAAGCATTAGCCCTTACGTTGGAATTGTTCATAAAATCTTTCCGTTTTTATTTATTTTTCTTTTGCTTTTATTCGTTGTGATTATTGGTTTTGTTAACTATGTTGTGTCTAGAAGCGTTATTAAGCCAATTTATACATTAAAGCGAGCTGCTGAACGCATTCGTCAAGGAGACGTTCATTTTTCAATACCGTACAAGCATAATTCCAAAGATGAAATAAACGAGTTAACCAATTCTTTTGAAGAAATGAGAAGAAAGCTGCAGTCATCTATTGACCTTCAAGTTCATTATGAAGAAAACCGTAAGCAACTGCTGTCAAGCATCTCACATGACCTAAAGACGCCTATTACATCAATTATTGGTTATGTTGAAGGGATACAAGACGGCGTAGCCAACACACCTGAAAAGCTTGAAAAATATCTATTGACCATTTCGACGAAAGCAAAGGATATGAACAGCTTAATTGACGAGCTCTTTTTATTTTCTAAGTTAGATTTACATGAAGTACCATTTCATTTTGAAACTGTGAGTATTAATGACTTTATGGAGAGGCTTAACCAGGAGCTGCAATTTGAATTGGAAGAAAAAGGAGTGTTGTTACATTTTTATACTACGCTTTCCAGAAGAGCGTATGTAAAAGCAGACACAGATAAGCTGCGGCGAGTAATAATGAACTTAATTACAAATAGCATTAAATTCATGGATAAAGAGGACAAGCGTATTGAGCTGATGCTGAGTGAAAACGAAAGTGAAGTAATTGTAAGAATAGTAGACAACGGGTGTGGCATCGAACCAAGAGCGCTTCCCTACATATTTAACAGGTTTTATCGAGCTGAAGAATCGAGAAGTACGCAAACGGGAGGAAGCGGTCTGGGATTAGCAATTGCCAAACAAATTATTGATTCACATGGTGGATCGATTTGGGCAACAAGTACATTACATAAAGAAACAAGCATCTATTTCTCTTTGCAAAAAATAACTAAATAG
- a CDS encoding GNAT family N-acetyltransferase, with the protein MRVRTATTLDYPELRFIYLKSRSRHFHWLNPEVLQLEDFDRDTTGEHILVAEIDHKIAGFVSLYLPDNFIHCLFVHPDYSRKGVGTALLDASIQNMNTPLRLKCVSKNDKALLFYKKNGWAQVVEEGPIEERYWVMEYR; encoded by the coding sequence TTGCGAGTGAGAACAGCTACCACATTAGATTATCCAGAACTGCGATTTATTTATTTAAAATCTCGCAGTCGGCACTTTCATTGGTTGAACCCTGAAGTCCTTCAGCTTGAAGATTTTGATAGGGATACAACAGGTGAACATATATTAGTTGCTGAGATTGATCATAAAATAGCAGGATTTGTGTCTTTGTATCTTCCTGATAATTTTATTCACTGCTTGTTTGTACATCCCGACTATTCAAGGAAAGGTGTTGGAACAGCGTTATTAGATGCATCCATTCAAAACATGAATACGCCACTGCGTTTGAAGTGCGTATCAAAAAATGACAAAGCACTACTGTTTTATAAGAAAAATGGGTGGGCGCAAGTGGTTGAGGAAGGACCGATAGAGGAACGTTACTGGGTAATGGAGTACCGATAA
- a CDS encoding IDEAL domain-containing protein has product MKKNLLNSSPKSNVKVLDSLIAEMFLDKVIANFQKAKLKKEIDQSLEKKNKEDFLKLTNQLKSIS; this is encoded by the coding sequence ATGAAGAAAAATTTGCTGAATTCGTCGCCGAAATCGAATGTGAAAGTGTTAGATTCCCTAATTGCCGAAATGTTCTTAGATAAAGTGATTGCAAACTTTCAAAAAGCTAAATTAAAAAAAGAAATCGACCAGTCATTAGAAAAGAAAAACAAAGAAGATTTCTTAAAGTTAACCAATCAGCTAAAGAGTATTTCCTAA
- the cobA gene encoding uroporphyrinogen-III C-methyltransferase, with the protein MTAGKVFLVGAGPGDPKLITVYGVECIQQSDVILYDRLANEKLLDYAKADAELIFCGKLPGKHGVIQDKIHSLLVEHALAGKTVTRLKGGDPFVFGRGAEEAQFLVQHGIPFEVVPGITSGIAAPAYAGIPVTHRDHATSFAIVTGHGREEKGQDFLNWPALATGIDTIAFYMGIGNLPYICEQLIKHGRNPHTQVALIEWGTTEKQRTVTGKLGDIVTIAQEEKVAHPAIVLVGDVVGVREAIRWFE; encoded by the coding sequence ATGACAGCTGGGAAAGTATTTCTTGTGGGAGCGGGGCCTGGAGACCCGAAATTAATTACAGTATATGGCGTTGAATGCATTCAACAATCAGATGTTATTCTATATGATCGATTGGCTAATGAAAAATTACTAGATTATGCAAAAGCTGATGCAGAGCTGATTTTTTGCGGGAAGTTACCGGGAAAACATGGGGTTATTCAAGATAAAATTCATAGTTTATTAGTAGAGCATGCGCTTGCTGGAAAAACAGTCACCCGTTTAAAAGGGGGAGATCCGTTTGTATTTGGACGCGGAGCAGAAGAAGCACAGTTTCTTGTTCAACATGGCATTCCTTTTGAAGTAGTACCTGGAATTACATCAGGAATTGCGGCACCTGCTTATGCTGGAATCCCTGTGACCCATCGCGATCATGCAACATCGTTTGCAATTGTAACAGGACACGGTCGAGAAGAAAAAGGACAGGACTTCCTAAATTGGCCCGCGCTTGCAACAGGTATTGATACGATTGCATTTTACATGGGAATTGGTAATCTGCCGTATATTTGTGAGCAGCTCATTAAGCATGGACGAAATCCGCATACGCAGGTAGCGCTTATTGAATGGGGAACAACAGAGAAGCAGCGAACGGTAACAGGAAAATTGGGAGATATTGTAACAATCGCACAAGAAGAGAAAGTGGCGCATCCTGCAATTGTCCTTGTAGGAGATGTAGTCGGAGTAAGGGAAGCTATTCGTTGGTTTGAATAA